The genomic stretch GAGTTTTGGGAGCATCAGATCCGCTGGGCGCGCACCATGCGCGTCTCCCGCCCCGAGGGATACGCTGGTCTGGCGCTCACGCACCCATTCGCGTGGTCAATCTTGCTGGTATTTGCCAGTCCAGGCGTGTGGTGGTCGTGGATTCTACTGATGGCGGCTTTCGCTGCTCGAGCCGCATGCGCATTTAGTACGGGATTGCTGACGCTACGGGATCGCTTCCTATTTCGGGACTTCTGGCTGGTGCCGCTGCGGGACTTGCTTGCATTAGCAATCTGGATCTGGAGTTACGCCGGCAGTTCGATTACGTGGCGAGGCGAGCATTTCCGGCTAAAGGACGGTCGAATGTTGCCATTAGCAAGAGCTCAATCCAGTTCACATCCTGAACCTGCAAAGCCCAGCCCTGCCGAAGCTCAGCGACGATAAGCTGGCGGAAGGATCACAATTTCCCTGCGCGTATCCCCAGTGCACGCCCAGGCAAAGCAGACGATCCAACCGATGATCGACCAGCCCAAAAAGAAGTTCCACAGGAAAATAGCGCCTGAACTCACGTGCCGACGCTGATGCGCGACGATCGCCGGCAGAAAGTACATTGCCACTCCGCACAGAAACGCAAGCATGGTGAACATCGCACGCCTCCTGCTGTTTATTACGCGTTGATTGTACGTTTTGTTCCATTCCTCGCAAAGCATCCTGCCCATCTGGCTGATGCGGCGTCGCGGGCTCCACGCCAATAATGCCCATCAAGGTAGTGGAGAAGAAAAAATGGCAATAGCAGTTCAGGCCCAGTGGGACACGCTTTCAGGACAGTTCGCGGAAGTAGCTGAGCAGGCGAGCAAGTTTGTGGTCGCTGTGCATGGTGGTGGCGGACGAATCGCGGTGAGCGGGATTCTCTGGCGCTCAGGAATTGTCGTAACGGCAAGTTATGTGCTCCGCCGCATCGGAGAGTACGAGGTTGTCTTATGGGACAAATCGAGCAAGAAGGCCTCGTTAGCTGGGCGAGATCCAGGAACTGATCTGGCGGTACTTCGCGTTGAGGGTTCGACTTCCACGACGAGTCAATTCGCGAATGCCGACGAGATACGCGTAGGGCAAGTGGTTCTAGCGATCGGACGCTCCACGCTGGGGGACTTGTCTGCGAGCGCGGGCATCATCGCGCGCCTCGGAGATTCATGGCAGACCTGGCGCGGAGGTCGGGTGGACAGGCTGTTGCGTCCGGATGTAACGCTCTATCGTGGCCAGTCGGGAAGCGCTCTTGTCGACTCGCGCGCTCGAGTGCTGGGGATGAACACTTCGGCTCTGGCGCGCTCAGCAGCCATCACCGTTCCGAACACCACGGTTGATCGCGTGGTCAACGAAATCCTGCAACACGGTGGGGTCTTCCGCCCCTATCTTGGCTTGGCGATGCAGCCAATCGCAATCCCACCGGAACTCAAAACGAGGTTCAACCTGCAGTCGGAAACAGCGCTGATGGTGATGCAGGTGGAAGCGTCAAGTCCTAGTGCCGACGCGGGAATAACCCTTGGCGATGTTGTTGTCGGAATAGCCGGCGCTCCCGTTCAGGGCATCGAGGAGATCCAGCGGGCGCTTTCGATAACCAAGCGGGGAGATTCCGTGGACGTTGAATACGTTCGTGGGGGGCAGCTCGCGTCAGTCAAAGTGAAATTGTCCGACCGACCAAGAAACTGAAACATCTAACCGTGCAACATGGCAACTATTTTCGCCGACAACTCGCTGCGAGGAGCCGGTCCTAAGTTGCGGGATCGCGCAGTTTCGGTTGTGATTGGTGCGGGGTCCTCGGCGGTTCGGCACAAATTGGAGCAACTCGCTCGGAGTGCCGGCATGCAAGTCATGCCGGAATCTTCGAAGCATGATGTTGTTTTGTATGGCATCGATGCGCATTTCACATTACCTGAGTCCACTGAAGCCCTGACCGTTTTAACTCGGCAGAGCGCTATCTGCATTGTTTGCGTCAAGGACGCCGATTCAATCCAGCCCATCTCGCGACTACTGCAGGCAGGCATCTCCGCAATCCTGCCGATTGAAATCGAGTTAGCGCAATTCCGTTCCGCACTTGAAGCCGTTCGCTCCGGCTTGCAAGTGGTACATCCATCCTTCATCCAACAGAAACGCCGTTCTATCACCGCAGAGAACGCAGCAGAGGAACTCACTGATCGGGAGCAGCAAGTCTTGTCAATGATGGCCGATGGATTAGGCAATAAAGAGATTGCTGTTCGTCTTGGCATCTCGACGCATACCGTCAAATTTCACATCAGCTCTATTTTGGGAAAACTCGGGGCCGGCTCTCGTACCGAAGCTGTCAGCATTGGCATGCGAACGGGTAGAGTGCTGATCTAGTCTCCAGTCGCAGGCTGGACTGGGCGATGACGCATCGCCGCTCTACGTGAGAAGCGCAGACGGAACCGGTCAAGGTAGAGGTAGACCACCGGAGTGGTGAACAACGTGAGCATCTGGCTTACGAGCAATCCCCCAACGATGGCGATACCGAGTGGCCGTCGCAGCTCGCTTCCCGTTCCGGTACCGATCGCAAGTGGCAATGCGCCGAACATTGCCGCCATGGTGGTCATCATGATGGGGCGGAAGCGGAGCAGGCAGGCTTCTCGGATCGCTTGCTCGGGCGTTCGGCCGCCTTCACGTTCCGTCTGCAGAGCGAAGTCGATCATCATGATGGCGTTCTTCTTCACGATGCCGATCAGCAGAATGATGCCAATCATGGCAATCACCGTGAACTCCGTATTGGTCAATAACAGAAAGATCAGCGCACCAACGCCCGCCGACGGCAAAGTGGAGAGAATCGTCACCGGATGTACGACGCTCTCATACAACATTCCCAAGACGATATAGACAGCGGCCAGAGCAGTGATGATGAGAATTGGTTCGCTCGAAAGCGAATCCTGAAATGCCTGCGCAGTACCCTGGAATCCGCCATGCACGGTGCTCGGCATGCCCATCTGGCCTTCGACAGCGGCGAGCGCATCCACCGCCTGTCCAAGCGAGACGTTCGGGGCCAGGTTGAACGAAATTGTGATCGCAGGAAATTGTCCCTGATGCGCGACTGAAATCGCAGTCTCCGACATCTGGAAGTGCGCGAACGCGCTGAGCGGGACCTCCATTCCACGGGAGGAGTGGACGTAAATATTCTTCAACGAATCCGGACTTTCGCTAAAGCGGGGATCCACTTCCATAACGACGTGGTATTGGTTCTGGTCCTGGTACATGACCGAGACTTGCCGCTGACCAAAAGCAGAATAGAGCGTACTGTCGATCGCTGTCGGCGAAACTCCCAGTCGAGAAGCGGTATCACGATCAATGACCACGGTTGCTTCCAGGCCATGATTCTGCTGATCGCTCGATACATCGCGCAGTTCGGGCATTCTTCGCATCTTCTCGTAAAGGCGAGGTGCCCAAGTGAGCAAGTCCTGCAGGTTGTCACCTTGCAGCGTGTACTGGAATTGGGAATTGCTCTGACGTCCGCCGACGTTCACGTCCTGCACGGGAACCATGAAAAGCTGCGCGCCGGGAATGTGCGAGAGCTTCGGACGAAGCCGATTCACGATGTCAAACGCAGATTCTTTCCGTCCCTGCCCCAGTGGCTTCAACTGGATGAACATGCTGGCGGAATTCAGGCCACCTCTGCCACCAGTGAAACTGATCGCCGTATCAATGGCAGGATCTTTTAACACGATATCGTTGAGCGTTTGCAGCTTCACCGTCATCGCGTCAAAGGAGACGTCCTGCTGGGCCAGAATGCCGCCCGAAATGCGCCCCGTGTCCTGCTGCGGGAAAAATCCTTTAGGGATGATCCAGTAGAGATAGACGCTCAAGCCGATGGTCATGAGCGTGATCAGCAACACGAGAGGCTGATGGTCGAGCACCCACTCCAGCGAGTTGCGGTAGGTTCCCAGCAGCCAATTGAAGGCCCGCTCGCCTGCATTGTAGACGCGGCCATGCTTGCGTCCGTGTTCCGACCGCAGGAACTTGGCGCACATCATTGGTGTGGTGGTCAGTGATATCACGAGCGACAGCGCGACGGCCGTACTCAGGGTGACGGCGAACTCGCGAAACAGTCTGCCGACGATTCCTCCCATCGCCAAAATGGGAATGAAAACCGCAATCAGAGACGTGCTCATCGAGAGCACAGTGAAGCCGATCTCACGAGCCCCAAGAAGGGCCGCCGGCATGGGCTTCATTCCGGCTTCCAGATGTCGCGTGATGTTCTCGATCACCACAATGGCGTCGTCTACAACAAATCCGGTAGAGATCGTCAGCGCCATCAGCGAGAGGTTATCGAGCGTGTAGCCCGCCATGTACATCACACCAAAGGTGCCGATGAGCGAGAGCGGAACTGCAACGCTGGGAATGATCGTTGCCCACCCACTCCGCAGGAACGCGAATACAACCAGGATCACCAGCACGACTGATATGGCGAGCGTCCATTGGACGTCGGTTACCGAGGCACGAATGGTGGTGGTGCGATCCATCACCACTTGAAGCTTGATCGTGGGAGGAATGGACGCCTGCAACTGCGGCATCACCTCACGCACGCGGTCGACGGCGCCGATGATATTGGCTCCGGGCTGGCGAAAGATCACCAGCAGTACCGCGGGTTGTCCATTCGCCAAACCAGCGTTATGCGTATCCTCAACCGAATCCTCCACGTCGGCGACTTCGTGCAGAAAGACTGGCGTCCCATTTCGGGAGGTGACGATCAGATTTTGATACTGGTCGGCCTTAAATAACTGATCATTGGTGTTGATCAGATAGGTATCGCCTGCGCCTGAAACTTCTCCCTTCGCAGAATGAGCATTGGCAGAGTTGATTGCCGAGCGCACCGCATCGATGCCGACGTTGAGCTTACTCAGCAGCAGTGGGTTGATTTCGACGCGAACCGCGGGATGCGAACTCCCTCCCACGAACACGTTCCCGATGCCTTCGATCTGAGAGAGCTTTTGCGCGAGGATGGTGTCGGCAATGTCGTACATCTGTTGTCGCGTCATGACCGCCGACGTAAGCGCCATGATCAGAATTGGCGCATCGGCTGGATTCACTTTGCGCCAGCGTGGATTGCTGGGCAGATTTGCCGGCAATTGTCCGCGAGCGGCATTGATTGCAGCCTGCACGTCGCGGCCGGCAGCGTCAATATCGCGATTCAGATCGAATTGCAGGGTGATGTTCGTCGATCCGAGTCCGCTGGACGAAGTCATCTGAGTGACCCCGGCGATGCGTCCGAACTGGCGCTCCAGCGGCGTTGCGACGGCAGAAGCCATCGTCTCCGGACTCGCTCCCGGGAGTCCCGCGTTAACTGAGATAGTTGGAAACTCGACTTCCGGAAGAGGCGCCACCGGC from Terriglobales bacterium encodes the following:
- a CDS encoding superinfection immunity protein, translated to MFTMLAFLCGVAMYFLPAIVAHQRRHVSSGAIFLWNFFLGWSIIGWIVCFAWACTGDTRREIVILPPAYRR
- a CDS encoding trypsin-like peptidase domain-containing protein, yielding MAIAVQAQWDTLSGQFAEVAEQASKFVVAVHGGGGRIAVSGILWRSGIVVTASYVLRRIGEYEVVLWDKSSKKASLAGRDPGTDLAVLRVEGSTSTTSQFANADEIRVGQVVLAIGRSTLGDLSASAGIIARLGDSWQTWRGGRVDRLLRPDVTLYRGQSGSALVDSRARVLGMNTSALARSAAITVPNTTVDRVVNEILQHGGVFRPYLGLAMQPIAIPPELKTRFNLQSETALMVMQVEASSPSADAGITLGDVVVGIAGAPVQGIEEIQRALSITKRGDSVDVEYVRGGQLASVKVKLSDRPRN
- a CDS encoding response regulator transcription factor; translation: MATIFADNSLRGAGPKLRDRAVSVVIGAGSSAVRHKLEQLARSAGMQVMPESSKHDVVLYGIDAHFTLPESTEALTVLTRQSAICIVCVKDADSIQPISRLLQAGISAILPIEIELAQFRSALEAVRSGLQVVHPSFIQQKRRSITAENAAEELTDREQQVLSMMADGLGNKEIAVRLGISTHTVKFHISSILGKLGAGSRTEAVSIGMRTGRVLI
- a CDS encoding multidrug efflux RND transporter permease subunit; translated protein: MSISTPFIKRPVGTSLLSIAVLLAGALAYTKLPVAPLPEVEFPTISVNAGLPGASPETMASAVATPLERQFGRIAGVTQMTSSSGLGSTNITLQFDLNRDIDAAGRDVQAAINAARGQLPANLPSNPRWRKVNPADAPILIMALTSAVMTRQQMYDIADTILAQKLSQIEGIGNVFVGGSSHPAVRVEINPLLLSKLNVGIDAVRSAINSANAHSAKGEVSGAGDTYLINTNDQLFKADQYQNLIVTSRNGTPVFLHEVADVEDSVEDTHNAGLANGQPAVLLVIFRQPGANIIGAVDRVREVMPQLQASIPPTIKLQVVMDRTTTIRASVTDVQWTLAISVVLVILVVFAFLRSGWATIIPSVAVPLSLIGTFGVMYMAGYTLDNLSLMALTISTGFVVDDAIVVIENITRHLEAGMKPMPAALLGAREIGFTVLSMSTSLIAVFIPILAMGGIVGRLFREFAVTLSTAVALSLVISLTTTPMMCAKFLRSEHGRKHGRVYNAGERAFNWLLGTYRNSLEWVLDHQPLVLLITLMTIGLSVYLYWIIPKGFFPQQDTGRISGGILAQQDVSFDAMTVKLQTLNDIVLKDPAIDTAISFTGGRGGLNSASMFIQLKPLGQGRKESAFDIVNRLRPKLSHIPGAQLFMVPVQDVNVGGRQSNSQFQYTLQGDNLQDLLTWAPRLYEKMRRMPELRDVSSDQQNHGLEATVVIDRDTASRLGVSPTAIDSTLYSAFGQRQVSVMYQDQNQYHVVMEVDPRFSESPDSLKNIYVHSSRGMEVPLSAFAHFQMSETAISVAHQGQFPAITISFNLAPNVSLGQAVDALAAVEGQMGMPSTVHGGFQGTAQAFQDSLSSEPILIITALAAVYIVLGMLYESVVHPVTILSTLPSAGVGALIFLLLTNTEFTVIAMIGIILLIGIVKKNAIMMIDFALQTEREGGRTPEQAIREACLLRFRPIMMTTMAAMFGALPLAIGTGTGSELRRPLGIAIVGGLLVSQMLTLFTTPVVYLYLDRFRLRFSRRAAMRHRPVQPATGD